The following DNA comes from Gordonia zhaorongruii.
GCCGAGTTCCTTCTGGAGCAGTTCCACGGATCTCCGCTGAACCGGATCCAGGTCGTCCCGGCTCTCGTACAGCACGTCGGCCGCCATCTGCACGGTGGTGAGCGGGGTGCGCAGTTCGTGACTGACGTCGCTGGTGAACTGGCGCTGCAGGCCGCCGAACTCCTCCAGATGGGTGATCTGCTTGGACAGACTCTCCGCCATGTCGTTGAACGAGGTCGCCAGGTGCGCGAACTCGTCATCGCCGTGCACGGGCATGCGCTCGGTGAGCCGCCCGTCGGCGAACCGGACGGCGATCCGCGAGGCGGACCGCAGGGGCGCGATCACCTGACGCGACACCAGCCAGGCGATGGCGGCCAGCAGCCCGAGCAGCACGATGCCGACCGCCAGCAGGGTGCCGCGCACCAACGACACGGTGTTCTGCTCGCCCGAGAGCGGGAACACCAGGTAGAGCTCCAGCCCCTGGACGGGCGACTCGACAGGCGTGCCGATCACCAGCGCCGGGGCCACCTCGTCTCCGCGTTCCACGGAGGAGTACTGGTACGCGACCTGTCCCCCGCCGATGAGCTTCTGCAGGGACTCCGGGACCTCGCCGACCGGACCCACCGAGATGTCCGACTCGGCGGCCTCGGAGTCCTTCACGGTCAGCACACTGTCGAATGTGCCGACCGCGAGCGCCGCCTGACTGGACTCCGAGTCGCTCGACGAGAGCAACGATCGGGCCCGCGCCATCTGATTCTGGGTCGAGGTGGTCGACTCCTGACTGCTCAGCACGCGTTCGACGACTCCACGCGCACGATCGACCTCGTCGTTGGCCGCCGTCTCCTTGGCTTCCAGGAGCCGATCGGTGATCTGACTGACGAGCAGGAACCCGAGGATGAGGAGAACGACGAACGAGAGGACGAGCGTGGAGACGACGACGCGCAGTTGCAGCGAACGCGACCACACCGACGCGAACGCGCGGCCGACAGAACTGGCCGCGCGCTGCGTTTTGCCGACGAGACGGTTGAACCGCCGACGCCCGCTCACGGCGGTCCGGCCTTGTAGCCGACCCCTCTCACCGTCAACACGATCTCGGGGTTCTCCGGATCGATCTCGACCTTGGCGCGGAGTCGCTGAACGTGCACGTTCACCAGGCGGGTGTCCGCGGGATGCCGGTAACCCCAGACCTGTTCGAGCAGCACGTCACGGGTGAACACCTGGCGCGGCTTGCGAGCAAGGGCGACGAGGAGATCGAACTCGAGTGGCGTCAGCGAGATCTGCTCACCGTCGCGGGTCACGTTGTGGGCGGGCACGTCGATCTCCACCGGGCCGATCGCCAGCAGCTCGGCCGGCTCGTCCTCGGTGCGGCGCAGCCGGGCGCGGATACGCGCGACGAGCTCCTTCGGCTTGAAGGGCTTCACCATGTAGTCGTCGGCGCCCGACTCGAGCCCGAGCACCACGTCGACGGTGTCGGACTTGGCCGTCAGCATCACGATCGGCACACCCGAATCGGCCCGCAGCACACGGCAGACGTCGATGCCGTTCATGCCGGGCAGCATCAGGTCGAGCAGAACCAGATCGGGTCGCACTTCGCGGACCGCGGTCAGCGCCTGGGTGCCTTCGCCGACGACGAACGGCTCGAACCCTTCGTTGCGAAGCACGATGGTCAGCATCTCGGCGAGGGCTGCGTCGTCGTCGACGACGAGGATGCGAGGCTTCATGTGACACATCGTGTCACCTCGGATGGCCGTTGAGCCGTTTCGACGCGCCGAGCACCCGTGACGCACCTCCCACGGGTGCTGATTCTCGGCCGTAGACTGTTACGCGTGGGAATCCTGGTGGCGATCGAAGGCCTCGATGGAGCCGGTAAGCGGACCATCGTCAGCCGCATAGCCGCGGCAGCTACCGAGCGCGGCGCGCGCACCTCGACCGTCGCCTTCCCCCGATACGGCGAGTCGATCACCGCCGATATCGCCTCCGAGGCACTGCACGGTGAGCACGGCGACCTGCCCGACAGCGTCTACGGCATGGCCCTCCTGTTCGCACTCGATCGCGCTGCGGCCGGAGCTGCGATCAAGGCCGCGCTCCGCGAGTACGACCTCGTCCTCTGCGACCGGTACGTCGCCTCGAACGCCGCGTACAGTGCCGCCCGCCTCCGCGAGGACGTGACGCGGTCGCCGGTGGTCGACTGGGTCGCCGATCTCGAGTTCGGCCGTTTCGGTCTCCCCATCCCCGACCATCAGCTGCTGCTCGGCGTGCCACCGGATGTCGCGATGGCCCGAGCGTCCGACCGGGCCATCACCGACGTCGACCGGCCGGTCGACCATTACGAACGCGACGGCGACCTCCAGTCGGCCGTCTACCGGGCCTACTCCGACCTCGTCTCGGCCCGCTGGATGTCCGACTGGTCGCACGCCGCCGACGACGCCGCGGTCTCCGCCGTGATCGATCAGCTGACGGTCTAGACCTCGCGCGGATACGCCGACGGCGGCCACCCGGACCCGGATGGCCGCCGCTCGCGTTCAGTCTGGAACCTCCTGACGAGACCCCGACGAGAGGAATCTCAGTACCGGTAGTGCTCCGGCTTGTACGGACCCTCGACGTCGACGCCGAGGTACTCCGCCTGCTCCTTGCTGAGCTTGGTCAGCGAGCCGCCGAGTGCCTCGACGTGGATGCGCGCGACCTTCTCGTCGAGGTGCTTCGGCAGCCGGTACACCTCGTTGTCGTACTCGTCCTTCTTCGTCCACAGCTCGATCTGCGCGATGACCTGGTTCGAGAAGCTGTTGCTCATGACGAAGGACGGGTGACCGGTCGCGTTGCCCAGGTTCAGCAGACGCCCCTCGGACAGCACGATGATCGAGTGGCCGTCCTCGAAGACCCACTGGTCGACCTGCGGCTTGATGTTGATCCGGTTCAGGCCGGAGGCCGACTCCAGGCCCGCCATGTCGATCTCGTTGTCGAAGTGGCCGATGTTGCCCAGGATCGCCTGGTTCTTCATCTTCTTCATGTGCTCGAAGGTGATGATTCCCAGGTTGCCGGTCGCGGTGACCACGATGTCGGCGTTGCCGATCGCATCGTCGACGGTCACGACGTCGAAGCCGTCCATCAGCGCCTGCAGCGCGTTGATCGGGTCCACCTCGGTGACCTGGACGCGCGCGCCCTGGCCCGCCAACGACTCCGCACAGCCCTTTCCGACGTCGCCGTAGCCGCAGACCAGCGCCTTCTTGCCGCCGATGAGGACGTCGGTGCCGCGGTTGATGCCGTCGATCAGCGAGTGGCGGGTGCCGTACTTGTTGTCGAACTTGCTCTTGGTGACCGAGTCGTTGACGTTGATCGCCGGGAACGAGAGGTCGCCGGCAGCAGCGAACTGGTACAGACGGAGCACGCCGGTGGTGGTCTCCTCGGTGACGCCCTGCACCGACTCCGCGATCGCGGTCCACTTGCCCGCGTCGGCTGCCATCGTCTTGCGCAGCAGAGCCAGGAACACCTTGTACTCGGCGGGGTGACCGTCATCGTCGGGCGGAACCACGCCTGCGCGCTCGAACTCGGCGCCCCGCAGCACGAGCATCGTGGCGTCGCCGCCGTCGTCGAGGATCATGTTGGCGGGCTGGTCCGGCCAGGTGAGCATCTGCTCGGCGGCCCACCAGTACTCCTCCAGCGACTCGCCCTTCCACGCGAACACCGGAACGCCCTGCGGCGCCTCGGGAGTTCCGTTGGGTCCGACGACGATCGCCGCGGCGGCCTCGTCCTGGGTCGAGAAGATGTTGCACGAGGCCCAGCGGACTTCGGCGCCGAGAGCGGTCAGCGTCTCGATGAGCACGGCGGTCTGCACCGTCATGTGCAGCGAACCCGAGATGCGGGCGCCCTTGAGGGGAAGCACATCGGCGTACTCGCGGCGCAGATCCATCAGGCCGGGCATCTCGTGCTCGGCGAGACGAATCTCTTTGCGGCCGTACTCGGCGAGCGACAGGTCGGCGACCCTGAACTCGACGCCGTTACGTGTCTCTGCGGTCAATGCGCTGGTAGGCGCCGTCATCTGATACCTCTCGTCGGCATTGTCGTCGTTAACGGCGGTACCGGTCGCCCGCTGGGCGACCGGTACCTCGTCACTGCTTGTCTACGCTATCGCGCTCAGGTGTCGCGGGTCGGATGCGGTTGCGTTTCTCGATCCTGACCCGCAGCGTGCTGAGCACCGTCGACGTCCGGCAGGTCAGCGACTTCGGGGTGCGTGTTCAGGAAGATCACGCTCGCCACCAAGCCACCCCACACGATGACGGCGGCGATGACGAGCAGCACGATCGCGGATGTCGTCATCGGTTCGCCCCTTTCGGCTCGGTACGGCGTTCGGTGGACGGCGAGTCCAGGTCGGGCCACGCGCGGAAGTCCGGGTCGTCACGTCCACCCCAGCCGATGAGCGTGAACACAGCGGTGAAGACGATGGTGAAGGCGATCGTGCCCCAGCCGAACACCCCGATGTACCAGGCCGGATAGCCTTCGTAGCCGTTCACGATCAGGTCGTGCACCTTCTGCACGAGCATCACCGTGAGGAAGATCGGAGCGTAGACGCCGATCACCGGGATCCACCACTTCCCCACGTGGAAGGTGGAGACCATGTTGAGATGCCGTCGCAGCGGATCGATGGTCCGAGCGATCCAGACCACGATCACGCACATCGCGATCGCCGAGACGACGATGCCGATGTTATTGGCGAACTGGTCGACGGTGTCGAGCGCGACCAACCCGGTCGTGGTGGCGAACAGCCCGAACGACACCGCTGCGGCCACGATGCCCACCGCGACTGCGGCGACCTCCTTCGATAGGCCGAATTTCTCCTGAACGGCCACCGATACACCGATGACCAGCGAGATCAAGGACGTGAAGCCGGCAATCGCGAGCGACCCGAAGAACAGTGCACCGAAGATCGCACTGCCGGGCATCTCGGAGATGACGGCCGGGAAGGTAATGAACGACAACGTGGGTCCGGTGAGGCCGTCGAGATTGTCGAAGGTGACGCCTTGCTCGTGCGCGAAGAAGCCGAGCGTCGAGAAGACCCCGATACCGGCCAGGATCTCGAACGACGAATTCGCGAATCCGACGACCAGCCCGGACGACGTCATGTTGGCCTTGCGTCGCTGGAACGAGGCGTAGGAGATCATGATGCCGAAGGCGATCGACATGGAGAAGAAGATCTGGCTGTACGCCGCGATCCACACGTTGAGGTCGGTGAGCGCGCCCCAGTCCGGGGTGAACAGCGCGTTGAGGCCGTCGCTCGCTCCGGGAAGCGTCAGTGCGCGGATGACCAGAGCCGAGAAGCCCAGCACCAGAAGCGGCAATCCGATGACGTTGACCTTCTCGATGCCCTTCGCGATCCCGAGAGCGAGGATCGCGATGATGGCGACCCACACCCCCACGAGCGGCCACGCGACGCCGGCGACGAGTTCGCTCGAGACGCCCGGGTCCGCCGCGTGGAGGTAGTCCTCGGTGAAGAACGTCGCCGGGTCGTCGCCCCACTTGTTCCCGAAGGAGAAGTAGAAGTAGCTCAACGACCACGCGATGATCACCGCGTAGTAGACGGAGATGACGAACAGCAGAGCGGTCTGGAACCAGCCGAGCGCCTCGGACTTGCGCCACATGCGCCGGAACGAGAGCGGTGCGGACCCGCGGAACCGGTGTCCGATGGAGTAGTCGAGGAACAAGATCGGGATACCCGCGGTGACGAGCGCGATCAGGTACGGAATCAAGAACGCGCCGCCGCCGCTCTCGTAGGCGACTCCGGGGAACCGCCAGATGTTCCCCAGTCCGACTGCCGATCCGATGGCGGCGAAGATGAACCCGCGGTTACTGGTCCAGGTTTCGCGCGTCTCGGTACTCGAGCGCACTTCTGCCACGAGTGTGACTCCCTTCATACTGTTCGATCCTGCAGACGCTATCGCAAACGCGAAGGC
Coding sequences within:
- the mtrB gene encoding MtrAB system histidine kinase MtrB — translated: MSGRRRFNRLVGKTQRAASSVGRAFASVWSRSLQLRVVVSTLVLSFVVLLILGFLLVSQITDRLLEAKETAANDEVDRARGVVERVLSSQESTTSTQNQMARARSLLSSSDSESSQAALAVGTFDSVLTVKDSEAAESDISVGPVGEVPESLQKLIGGGQVAYQYSSVERGDEVAPALVIGTPVESPVQGLELYLVFPLSGEQNTVSLVRGTLLAVGIVLLGLLAAIAWLVSRQVIAPLRSASRIAVRFADGRLTERMPVHGDDEFAHLATSFNDMAESLSKQITHLEEFGGLQRQFTSDVSHELRTPLTTVQMAADVLYESRDDLDPVQRRSVELLQKELGRFEMLLTELLEISRHDAGMADLAAERMDVAIPVDGAVSTVAHLADEAGSELVVNLPADPVLAEIDPRRVERILRNLLANAVDHGDGKPITLTMRSDGDAVAITVRDQGVGLRPGEEKLVFNRFWRSDPSRVRRTGGTGLGLAISIEDARLHHGRLEAWGEPGSGSCFRLTLPLIRGHKLLGSPLPLKPAPEVSR
- the mtrA gene encoding MtrAB system response regulator MtrA, which encodes MCHMKPRILVVDDDAALAEMLTIVLRNEGFEPFVVGEGTQALTAVREVRPDLVLLDLMLPGMNGIDVCRVLRADSGVPIVMLTAKSDTVDVVLGLESGADDYMVKPFKPKELVARIRARLRRTEDEPAELLAIGPVEIDVPAHNVTRDGEQISLTPLEFDLLVALARKPRQVFTRDVLLEQVWGYRHPADTRLVNVHVQRLRAKVEIDPENPEIVLTVRGVGYKAGPP
- a CDS encoding dTMP kinase — translated: MGILVAIEGLDGAGKRTIVSRIAAAATERGARTSTVAFPRYGESITADIASEALHGEHGDLPDSVYGMALLFALDRAAAGAAIKAALREYDLVLCDRYVASNAAYSAARLREDVTRSPVVDWVADLEFGRFGLPIPDHQLLLGVPPDVAMARASDRAITDVDRPVDHYERDGDLQSAVYRAYSDLVSARWMSDWSHAADDAAVSAVIDQLTV
- the ahcY gene encoding adenosylhomocysteinase, with the protein product MTAPTSALTAETRNGVEFRVADLSLAEYGRKEIRLAEHEMPGLMDLRREYADVLPLKGARISGSLHMTVQTAVLIETLTALGAEVRWASCNIFSTQDEAAAAIVVGPNGTPEAPQGVPVFAWKGESLEEYWWAAEQMLTWPDQPANMILDDGGDATMLVLRGAEFERAGVVPPDDDGHPAEYKVFLALLRKTMAADAGKWTAIAESVQGVTEETTTGVLRLYQFAAAGDLSFPAINVNDSVTKSKFDNKYGTRHSLIDGINRGTDVLIGGKKALVCGYGDVGKGCAESLAGQGARVQVTEVDPINALQALMDGFDVVTVDDAIGNADIVVTATGNLGIITFEHMKKMKNQAILGNIGHFDNEIDMAGLESASGLNRINIKPQVDQWVFEDGHSIIVLSEGRLLNLGNATGHPSFVMSNSFSNQVIAQIELWTKKDEYDNEVYRLPKHLDEKVARIHVEALGGSLTKLSKEQAEYLGVDVEGPYKPEHYRY
- a CDS encoding methionine/alanine import family NSS transporter small subunit, producing MTTSAIVLLVIAAVIVWGGLVASVIFLNTHPEVADLPDVDGAQHAAGQDRETQPHPTRDT
- a CDS encoding sodium-dependent transporter, with translation MAEVRSSTETRETWTSNRGFIFAAIGSAVGLGNIWRFPGVAYESGGGAFLIPYLIALVTAGIPILFLDYSIGHRFRGSAPLSFRRMWRKSEALGWFQTALLFVISVYYAVIIAWSLSYFYFSFGNKWGDDPATFFTEDYLHAADPGVSSELVAGVAWPLVGVWVAIIAILALGIAKGIEKVNVIGLPLLVLGFSALVIRALTLPGASDGLNALFTPDWGALTDLNVWIAAYSQIFFSMSIAFGIMISYASFQRRKANMTSSGLVVGFANSSFEILAGIGVFSTLGFFAHEQGVTFDNLDGLTGPTLSFITFPAVISEMPGSAIFGALFFGSLAIAGFTSLISLVIGVSVAVQEKFGLSKEVAAVAVGIVAAAVSFGLFATTTGLVALDTVDQFANNIGIVVSAIAMCVIVVWIARTIDPLRRHLNMVSTFHVGKWWIPVIGVYAPIFLTVMLVQKVHDLIVNGYEGYPAWYIGVFGWGTIAFTIVFTAVFTLIGWGGRDDPDFRAWPDLDSPSTERRTEPKGANR